One stretch of Flavobacterium sp. 9 DNA includes these proteins:
- a CDS encoding DUF4249 domain-containing protein, with translation MKKATLIIVFFMSLFFASCEEVVDVNLDTAPPKLVIEAAINWEKGTTGAQQVIKLTTTTGYFESKIPIVTGATVYIRNSTNQLFTFNEVPKTGRYVCTNFKPKLEEQYTLTIISKGNTYTASETLKSVAPMTRIEQNNEGGFSGTDIEIRAYYNDPGDADNYYLYKYLYSNKVTSTYYADEDKFFQGNEFFSKSNDDDLEVGNTIEITHFGISKQYYNYMTILVSIAGSNVGGPFQSPPATVKGNIINTTDKANYPLGYFSLCETVTKKYKIE, from the coding sequence ATGAAAAAAGCAACCTTAATAATCGTGTTTTTTATGTCACTTTTCTTCGCAAGTTGTGAAGAAGTTGTTGATGTAAATTTAGATACAGCGCCACCAAAATTAGTAATTGAAGCCGCTATAAATTGGGAAAAAGGAACAACCGGAGCTCAACAAGTTATAAAACTAACAACGACAACAGGTTATTTTGAAAGCAAAATTCCAATCGTTACAGGAGCAACAGTTTATATCCGAAACAGCACAAACCAACTGTTTACTTTTAACGAAGTTCCTAAAACCGGTCGATACGTATGTACAAACTTCAAACCTAAATTAGAAGAACAATATACACTGACCATAATTAGCAAAGGAAATACTTATACCGCCAGCGAAACCTTAAAATCTGTCGCTCCCATGACAAGAATAGAACAAAATAATGAAGGCGGATTTTCAGGAACAGATATTGAAATTAGAGCCTATTATAATGATCCAGGTGACGCAGACAATTACTATCTTTACAAATATTTATATTCCAACAAAGTAACGTCTACTTATTATGCTGATGAAGATAAATTCTTTCAGGGGAATGAATTTTTCAGCAAATCAAATGACGATGATTTAGAAGTTGGAAACACAATTGAAATTACCCATTTCGGAATTTCAAAACAATACTATAATTACATGACTATTTTGGTCAGTATTGCAGGAAGTAATGTTGGCGGACCATTTCAGTCGCCACCTGCAACCGTAAAAGGAAACATTATCAATACAACTGATAAAGCCAATTATCCATTAGGATATTTTTCACTTTGCGAAACCGTTACAAAAAAATACAAAATCGAATAA
- a CDS encoding TonB-dependent receptor produces the protein MISKKIGFLFILLLTTFISFSQEKFTLSGTITDYKNNETLIGVNIYIPALKIGTTTNEYGFYSLTIPKGEHEIEISYVGYQTIQKTITLNQNTKNNFAINESGEELQEVVITDNKRKINIKSPEMSTNKLSIATIKRMPVVMGEVDVLKSILLLPGVTNAGEGASGFNVRGGGADQNLILLDEATIFNSSHVFGFFSVFNPDAIKDLKLYKGGIPARYGGRASSVLDIYQKDGNSKEFHLNGGIGLVSSRLLAEGPLVKDKGSFLIGGRASYAHLFLKLSEKNKDNAAYFYDLNTKLSYKLNDNNSLYLSGYFGRDVFSLNKSFTNTYGNSTLNLRWNHLYNDKLFANLSLIYSDYYYGLDLNFVGFNWDSGIKNYNIKYDFKNYISDKFKLNYGLSGIYYEFNPGTIKPTNIKSGINPDQLDKKYAFEPSVYIEAENQLSKKITVSYGLRYSLFYRLGESTINYYDNNEPVVFDTDMQIYEKGIPTSTKYFGKNKVIQNYNNLEPRFAVSYQLNDDQSIKASYNRMAQYLQLISNTSSPTPLDVWMPSDNYIKPQIADQVALGYFRNIQNGAYSLEVETYYKKIQNRLDYIDGADLIANDAIEQVILNGRMRAYGLEIMLKKNEGKFNGWISYTLSKSQQQTPGRTPEETGINNGQWYSSPYDKTHNLAVTSAYNLNEKWSFGANFALQSGQPVTYPNAQYEYLGITVPSYGLRNENRLPAYHHLDVSATLTPRTNKDRNWKGEWVFSIYNLYNRQNAASINFRQNVDTGANEAVQTSIFGIVPAVSYNFKF, from the coding sequence ATGATTAGTAAAAAAATTGGGTTTCTTTTTATACTGCTCTTAACGACTTTTATATCATTCTCTCAGGAAAAATTTACCTTAAGCGGTACCATTACAGATTATAAAAATAACGAAACCTTAATTGGAGTAAATATTTATATTCCCGCACTAAAAATTGGAACTACAACCAATGAATACGGTTTTTATTCGCTTACTATTCCCAAAGGAGAACATGAAATCGAGATAAGTTATGTAGGTTATCAAACCATTCAAAAAACCATTACTCTAAATCAAAATACTAAAAACAATTTTGCAATTAACGAAAGTGGCGAAGAACTCCAAGAAGTTGTAATTACAGACAACAAAAGAAAGATCAACATCAAATCGCCGGAAATGAGCACCAATAAGCTTTCTATTGCTACAATAAAAAGAATGCCGGTTGTTATGGGTGAAGTCGATGTTTTGAAATCGATTCTACTGCTTCCAGGAGTTACAAATGCTGGCGAAGGCGCTTCGGGGTTTAATGTTCGTGGCGGCGGCGCAGATCAGAATTTGATTTTATTAGACGAAGCAACTATTTTTAATTCTTCACACGTTTTTGGTTTTTTCTCCGTCTTTAATCCCGATGCTATTAAGGATTTAAAATTATACAAAGGCGGAATTCCTGCTCGCTATGGCGGAAGAGCTTCTTCGGTTTTAGATATTTATCAGAAAGACGGAAACAGTAAAGAATTTCATCTAAACGGAGGAATTGGTTTGGTTTCCAGCCGTCTTCTTGCCGAAGGACCTTTGGTAAAAGATAAAGGTTCCTTTTTAATTGGCGGAAGAGCTTCTTATGCACATTTGTTCTTGAAACTTTCCGAAAAGAATAAAGATAATGCCGCTTATTTTTACGATTTAAATACCAAACTAAGCTATAAACTAAACGACAATAACAGTTTGTATTTATCAGGGTATTTTGGTCGCGATGTTTTTAGTCTGAATAAAAGTTTCACCAATACTTACGGAAATTCAACCTTAAATCTGCGCTGGAATCATTTATATAACGATAAATTATTTGCCAACTTATCATTAATTTACAGTGATTACTATTATGGACTTGATCTGAACTTTGTAGGTTTTAATTGGGATTCAGGAATTAAAAATTACAACATCAAGTACGATTTCAAAAACTACATTTCAGATAAGTTCAAATTGAATTATGGCTTAAGCGGAATTTATTACGAATTCAATCCTGGAACAATTAAACCAACTAATATTAAATCCGGAATTAATCCCGATCAACTAGATAAAAAATACGCTTTTGAACCTTCTGTTTATATTGAAGCCGAAAATCAGCTTTCGAAAAAAATCACGGTTTCTTACGGATTACGTTATAGTTTGTTTTATCGTTTAGGAGAATCAACCATTAATTATTACGATAATAATGAACCTGTAGTTTTCGATACAGATATGCAGATTTATGAAAAAGGAATTCCAACTTCGACTAAATATTTTGGAAAAAATAAAGTCATTCAAAACTATAATAATTTAGAACCACGATTCGCAGTTTCCTATCAGCTCAATGATGATCAATCTATCAAAGCAAGCTATAATCGCATGGCACAATATCTTCAGTTAATATCGAATACCTCATCTCCTACTCCGCTCGATGTCTGGATGCCAAGTGATAATTATATCAAACCACAAATTGCAGATCAGGTTGCTTTAGGTTATTTTAGAAATATTCAAAACGGCGCTTATTCACTTGAAGTAGAAACTTATTATAAAAAGATTCAAAACAGACTTGACTATATAGATGGTGCAGATTTAATTGCAAACGACGCTATCGAACAAGTAATTCTAAACGGACGAATGCGCGCTTATGGTCTGGAAATTATGCTAAAGAAAAACGAAGGCAAATTCAACGGATGGATCTCCTACACATTATCAAAATCACAACAACAAACTCCGGGAAGAACTCCCGAAGAAACTGGGATTAACAACGGTCAATGGTACAGTTCGCCTTATGATAAAACACATAATCTGGCAGTAACATCTGCTTATAATCTAAATGAAAAATGGTCTTTTGGTGCTAACTTTGCTTTGCAATCCGGTCAGCCAGTTACGTATCCAAACGCACAATATGAATATTTAGGAATCACGGTTCCAAGTTATGGTTTACGAAATGAAAATCGTTTGCCCGCATATCATCACTTAGACGTTTCGGCAACTTTGACGCCTCGAACAAACAAAGACAGAAACTGGAAAGGCGAATGGGTTTTTAGCATTTATAACTTGTACAATCGCCAGAATGCTGCCTCTATAAACTTCCGTCAGAATGTAGATACAGGCGCTAATGAAGCCGTACAAACATCAATTTTCGGAATTGTGCCGGCTGTTAGTTATAATTTTAAATTCTAA
- a CDS encoding NADP-dependent isocitrate dehydrogenase, whose product MKQNSKIYYTLTDEAPLLATYSFLPIVQAFTATAGIAIETRDISLAGRILSNFPEFLTDDQKTGDALAELGQLATQPEANIIKLPNISASVPQLKAAIAELQSHGYKIPNYPEDPQNDAEKDAKAKYAKVLGSAVNPVLREGNSDRRAPRAVKNFAKANPHSMGAWSADSKTKVASMPNGDFYGSEKSLTVAEANDVKIEFVAKDGTTTVLKASTPLKAGEIIDSSVLNLHALKTFVAGAIAEAKKEGVLLSVHLKATMMKVSDPIIFGAIVEVYFADLFKKYETLFAELNIDTRNGLGDIYAKIAGRPEQAEVEADITKAIENGPALAMVNSDKGITNLHVPSDVIVDASMPAMIRTSGQMYNKEGKQQDTLAVIPDRSYAGVYTATIDFCKKHGAFDPKTMGSVPNVGLMAQKAEEYGSHDKTFQMKADGVVRVVDNKGTVLMEQNVEANDIFRMCQAKDAPIQDWVKLAVNRARLSDTPAVFWLDENRAHDRELIAKVQKYLKDYNTVNLDIRILNPIAATEFTLDRIIKGLDTISVTGNVLRDYLTDLFPILELGTSAKMLSIVPLMNGGGLFETGAGGSAPKHVEQFTEEGYLRWDSLGEFLALGASLEHLGQSLDNSKAIVLSETLDEANDKFLANDKSPARKVGQIDNRGSHFYLAFYWAQALAAQNKDAELKAIFTPIAAELEANEAKIDAELIGAQGKPQTLGGYYQPTPELVSKAMRPSATFNAIIAEIK is encoded by the coding sequence ATGAAACAGAATTCAAAAATCTATTACACCTTAACTGATGAGGCGCCATTGTTAGCGACTTATTCTTTTTTACCTATTGTTCAAGCATTTACTGCTACGGCTGGTATTGCTATTGAAACTAGAGACATCTCTTTAGCAGGTAGAATTTTATCGAATTTTCCTGAGTTTTTAACTGATGATCAAAAAACCGGAGATGCTTTGGCTGAACTTGGTCAATTAGCAACACAACCTGAAGCTAATATCATCAAATTACCAAACATTTCAGCATCTGTACCGCAATTAAAAGCAGCTATTGCTGAATTACAATCTCACGGGTACAAAATTCCTAATTATCCGGAAGATCCTCAAAATGATGCCGAAAAAGATGCTAAAGCAAAATATGCTAAAGTTTTAGGTTCTGCAGTAAATCCTGTTTTACGTGAAGGAAATTCTGATCGTAGAGCGCCAAGAGCGGTTAAGAATTTTGCAAAAGCAAATCCGCACTCAATGGGTGCTTGGTCTGCTGACTCAAAAACTAAAGTTGCTTCTATGCCAAACGGTGATTTCTACGGAAGTGAAAAATCGCTTACTGTTGCTGAAGCTAATGATGTAAAAATCGAATTTGTTGCAAAAGACGGTACAACTACTGTTCTTAAAGCAAGTACTCCGCTTAAAGCTGGTGAAATAATTGATAGTTCTGTTTTGAACTTACACGCTTTAAAAACTTTTGTTGCAGGCGCAATTGCTGAAGCAAAAAAAGAAGGTGTTTTACTTTCTGTGCACTTAAAAGCTACAATGATGAAAGTTTCAGATCCAATTATCTTTGGCGCTATCGTTGAAGTATATTTTGCTGATCTTTTCAAAAAATATGAAACTTTATTTGCTGAATTAAACATTGATACAAGAAACGGTTTAGGTGATATCTACGCAAAAATTGCAGGAAGACCTGAACAAGCTGAAGTTGAAGCTGATATTACAAAAGCTATCGAAAACGGACCAGCTCTTGCAATGGTAAATTCTGATAAAGGAATTACAAACTTACACGTTCCGTCTGACGTTATTGTTGATGCTTCTATGCCGGCAATGATTCGTACTTCTGGACAGATGTATAATAAAGAAGGAAAACAACAAGATACACTTGCTGTAATTCCGGATCGTTCTTATGCTGGAGTTTATACTGCAACAATCGATTTCTGTAAAAAACACGGTGCTTTTGATCCAAAAACAATGGGAAGTGTTCCTAACGTAGGTTTAATGGCTCAAAAAGCAGAAGAATACGGATCTCACGATAAAACTTTCCAAATGAAAGCTGACGGAGTTGTTCGTGTGGTTGACAATAAAGGAACTGTTTTAATGGAGCAAAACGTTGAGGCAAATGACATTTTCAGAATGTGTCAGGCTAAAGACGCTCCAATTCAGGACTGGGTTAAACTTGCTGTAAACAGAGCTCGTTTGTCTGATACTCCTGCTGTTTTCTGGTTAGACGAAAACAGAGCGCATGATAGAGAATTGATTGCAAAAGTTCAAAAATACCTTAAAGATTACAACACTGTAAACTTAGATATTCGTATCCTTAACCCAATTGCTGCTACAGAATTTACTTTAGACAGAATCATTAAAGGTTTAGATACTATCTCTGTAACAGGAAACGTTTTACGTGATTATTTAACTGACTTATTCCCAATTTTAGAATTAGGAACTTCGGCTAAAATGTTATCTATCGTTCCGTTAATGAACGGTGGTGGATTGTTCGAAACTGGTGCTGGAGGATCTGCTCCAAAACACGTTGAGCAATTTACAGAAGAAGGATATTTACGTTGGGATTCATTAGGAGAATTTTTAGCTCTTGGTGCATCTTTAGAGCATCTAGGACAATCTTTAGATAATTCTAAAGCAATTGTTTTATCTGAAACTCTTGACGAAGCAAACGATAAATTCCTTGCAAACGATAAATCTCCAGCTCGTAAAGTTGGTCAAATTGACAACCGTGGTTCTCACTTTTACCTTGCTTTCTATTGGGCACAAGCTCTTGCAGCTCAAAATAAAGATGCTGAATTGAAAGCTATCTTTACTCCAATTGCTGCTGAACTTGAAGCTAATGAAGCTAAAATCGATGCGGAATTAATTGGTGCACAAGGAAAACCTCAAACTCTTGGTGGTTACTACCAACCAACTCCTGAGTTAGTGAGCAAAGCAATGCGTCCAAGTGCAACTTTCAATGCAATTATCGCTGAAATAAAATAA
- a CDS encoding helix-turn-helix domain-containing protein, with protein sequence MSTLTKPNHIGRKISRIRELRDMKQEALAQALGTNQQAISAIENSETIEEEKLVEIAKALGVSVEAIKNFSEENMISYFNTFHDNSINNGHLGHNNNCTFNPLDKLIETYQEKEKLYERLLQAEKDKIEYLEKLLKK encoded by the coding sequence ATGAGCACACTTACAAAACCAAATCATATAGGGCGAAAAATTAGCCGTATTCGTGAACTTCGTGATATGAAGCAAGAAGCTTTGGCGCAGGCTTTAGGAACAAACCAACAAGCTATATCGGCTATTGAAAACAGTGAAACGATAGAGGAAGAAAAATTGGTAGAAATTGCAAAAGCTTTGGGAGTAAGTGTAGAAGCAATTAAAAATTTTTCAGAAGAAAATATGATTAGCTATTTTAATACTTTCCACGATAATAGTATCAATAACGGTCATTTGGGACATAATAATAATTGTACTTTCAATCCATTAGATAAATTAATTGAAACTTATCAGGAAAAAGAAAAGCTTTACGAACGTTTACTACAAGCTGAAAAAGACAAAATCGAATATTTGGAAAAACTATTAAAAAAATAG